The proteins below are encoded in one region of Phaseolus vulgaris cultivar G19833 chromosome 1, P. vulgaris v2.0, whole genome shotgun sequence:
- the LOC137815445 gene encoding peroxidase 5-like, giving the protein MDIDTPRFLQTISSLVLILVSVSSLASASLKVGFYTSTCPSAEEIVRSAVNKGISENSGIAAGLIRMHFHDCFVRGCEGSVLLASTPGNPIAERDHFANNPSLRGFEVIEEAKIQLEAACPGTVSCADILAFAARDSALKVGGINYDVPSGRRDGRVSIADEVAQNLPAPTSNVDELVSRFEQKGLSADEMVTLSGAHSIGVSHCSTFSKRLYSFNDTFKQDPSMDSSYAETLKTKCPAPPPTSDPTLSLDPSTPVRLDNKYYEGLINHRGLLTSDQTLFTTQSTREMVVSNADNGANWSEKFAKAMVQMGSIEVLTGSSGEIRKHCSFVN; this is encoded by the exons ATGGATATTGACACTCCACGCTTCCTTCAAACGATTTCATCTTTGGTTCTCATTCTAGTTTCTGTTTCATCACTGGCCTCAGCGTCTCTCAAAGTGGGTTTCTACACCTCCACATGTCCATCTGCGGAGGAAATAGTGAGAAGTGCTGTGAACAAAGGCATTTCTGAAAACTCTGGCATAGCTGCTGGTCTCATTAGAATGCATTTCCATGACTGCTTTGTCAGG GGCTGTGAGGGTTCTGTACTGCTAGCATCAACCCCGGGTAATCCAATAGCGGAGAGAGACCATTTTGCCAACAACCCAAGCTTACGTGGGTTCGAGGTGATCGAGGAGGCCAAGATACAGTTGGAGGCTGCATGTCCAGGAACGGTGTCGTGTGCAGACATATTGGCATTCGCCGCACGAGACAGTGCTCTGAAAGTTGGTGGCATAAACTACGACGTTCCATCAGGACGAAGAGACGGTCGTGTCTCTATCGCCGATGAAGTGGCGCAGAATCTACCTGCACCAACCTCGAATGTGGATGAACTGGTGAGTAGATTTGAACAAAAGGGTTTGTCTGCAGATGAAATGGTGACACTTTCAGGAGCCCATTCGATTGGTGTGTCGCACTGTTCAACCTTCTCAAAGCGCTTGTACTCTTTCAATGACACGTTCAAGCAAGACCCCTCCATGGACTCTTCCTACGCTGAAACCTTGAAGACCAAGTGTCCTGCACCACCTCCCACCTCAGACCCAACGCTGTCTCTTGATCCTTCCACTCCGGTTCGTTTGGATAACAAATACTACGAGGGATTGATCAACCACCGTGGTCTGCTCACATCGGATCAGACGCTGTTCACCACCCAGTCCACAAGGGAAATGGTCGTGAGCAATGCAGACAACGGTGCAAATTGGTCTGAGAAGTTTGCCAAGGCAATGGTGCAAATGGGTTCCATAGAAGTGCTCACTGGCTCCAGTGGTGAGATCAGGAAGCATTGCAGCTTTGTTAATTAA